A window of the Cystobacter fuscus genome harbors these coding sequences:
- a CDS encoding ketopantoate reductase family protein has protein sequence MPQRIAVLGAGAIGTAFAYQLAQAGHAVTVVARGVRLARLRSDDGIVLVDGRRAAITLATTLPPTEDFDLVLVTVLSPQVPAVLPDLVASAARRVMFMFNTFESIAPLRDAVGADRFTFGFPGGVFSLIKDGRIEHQVRPGTTVIAAEDAALFSAAGIPTVTTPDMHAWLRSHAALVVGLMSVGCRAVATGRGITWAEARTAALATRQAYDLVRDLGHPILPSSLRVASALPRVLWALTFWLGSRAKILRDLGALGPQESRMLIDQMVAAAPPTKALDALRAIRL, from the coding sequence ATGCCGCAACGGATCGCGGTGCTCGGCGCCGGTGCGATCGGCACCGCCTTCGCCTACCAACTCGCGCAGGCGGGCCATGCGGTCACCGTCGTCGCCCGTGGCGTGCGCCTCGCGCGGTTGCGAAGCGACGACGGTATCGTCCTCGTCGACGGCCGCCGCGCCGCCATCACCCTCGCCACGACGCTGCCTCCGACGGAGGACTTCGACCTCGTGCTCGTCACCGTGCTCTCGCCCCAGGTGCCGGCGGTGCTGCCCGACCTGGTCGCGAGCGCCGCGCGCCGGGTGATGTTCATGTTCAATACCTTCGAGTCCATCGCACCGCTGCGCGACGCCGTAGGTGCCGACCGCTTCACCTTCGGCTTTCCCGGCGGCGTGTTCTCGCTGATCAAGGATGGACGCATCGAGCATCAAGTGCGCCCCGGCACCACGGTCATCGCGGCCGAAGATGCCGCGCTCTTCAGCGCTGCCGGCATCCCCACCGTGACCACGCCCGACATGCACGCCTGGCTGCGCTCGCACGCGGCCCTCGTCGTCGGATTGATGTCGGTGGGTTGTCGGGCCGTCGCTACCGGCCGTGGCATCACGTGGGCGGAGGCCCGCACCGCGGCGCTGGCAACCCGGCAGGCGTATGACCTCGTGCGCGACCTTGGCCATCCGATCCTTCCGTCGAGCCTCCGCGTCGCCAGCGCGCTACCCAGGGTTCTGTGGGCGCTCACCTTCTGGCTCGGCAGTCGCGCGAAGATCCTTCGAGATCTCGGCGCGCTCGGGCCCCAGGAATCGCGGATGTTGATCGATCAGATGGTCGCCGCGGCGCCACCCACGAAGGCGCTCGATGCGCTGCGCGCCATCCGGCTTTGA